The proteins below come from a single Miscanthus floridulus cultivar M001 chromosome 1, ASM1932011v1, whole genome shotgun sequence genomic window:
- the LOC136489387 gene encoding CASP-like protein 4B3 isoform X2 → MSESGKADARPSVAPAPAAADGDAGAGPADSGGVRSMVERWKMDGAPARARLLLRALAWLFSLLALVVMASNQHGGSQDFRKYPEYNYCLGISIVAWLYATAQVLRDVHRLSSGRDLIAPRKASAVVDFAGDQVVAYFLISAMSAAAPVTDYMRQAADNLFTDSAAAAISMAFFAFVAIGLSALVSGYHLSMEALV, encoded by the exons ATGTCGGAGTCCGGCAAGGCCGACGCGCGGCCGAGTgtcgcgccggcgccggccgcaGCCGATGGCGACGCCGGGGCCGGGCCGGCTGACTCTGGCGGCGTAAGGTCCATGGTGGAGCGGTGGAAGATGGACGGCgcgccggcgcgggcgcggctgcTGCTCCGGGCCCTGGCGTGGCTCTTCTCCCTCCTCGCCCTCGTCGTCATGGCGTCCAACCAGCACGGCGGTAGCCAGGATTTCCGCAAGTACCCTGAGTACAA CTACTGCCTGGGCATCTCGATCGTGGCGTGGCTGTACGCCACGGCGCAGGTCCTGCGCGACGTCCACCGCCTCAGCTCCGGGCGGGACCTCATCGCGCCGAGGAAGGCGTCGGCCGTCGTCGACTTCGCCGGAGACCAG GTCGTCGCTTACTTCTTGATATCGGCGATGTCCGCGGCGGCGCCGGTGACGGACTACATGCGCCAGGCGGCGGACAACCTGTTCACCgactcggcggcggcggcaatcAGCATGGCCTTCTTCGCGTTCGTGGCCATCGGCCTCTCTGCTCTCGTCTCCGGGTACCACCTCTCCATGGAGGCTCTTGTATAG
- the LOC136489387 gene encoding CASP-like protein 4B3 isoform X1, with product MSESGKADARPSVAPAPAAADGDAGAGPADSGGVRSMVERWKMDGAPARARLLLRALAWLFSLLALVVMASNQHGGSQDFRKYPEYNYCLGISIVAWLYATAQVLRDVHRLSSGRDLIAPRKASAVVDFAGDQVGFVRCAVRVCPRVAGIATIRSNHRCPTWQRRVANRRRLLYASYLSRFFLTKKPGTLVQVVAYFLISAMSAAAPVTDYMRQAADNLFTDSAAAAISMAFFAFVAIGLSALVSGYHLSMEALV from the exons ATGTCGGAGTCCGGCAAGGCCGACGCGCGGCCGAGTgtcgcgccggcgccggccgcaGCCGATGGCGACGCCGGGGCCGGGCCGGCTGACTCTGGCGGCGTAAGGTCCATGGTGGAGCGGTGGAAGATGGACGGCgcgccggcgcgggcgcggctgcTGCTCCGGGCCCTGGCGTGGCTCTTCTCCCTCCTCGCCCTCGTCGTCATGGCGTCCAACCAGCACGGCGGTAGCCAGGATTTCCGCAAGTACCCTGAGTACAA CTACTGCCTGGGCATCTCGATCGTGGCGTGGCTGTACGCCACGGCGCAGGTCCTGCGCGACGTCCACCGCCTCAGCTCCGGGCGGGACCTCATCGCGCCGAGGAAGGCGTCGGCCGTCGTCGACTTCGCCGGAGACCAGGTTGGGTTCGTCCGGTGCGCCGTGCGCGTGTGCCCGCGCGTCGCGGGGATCGCAACGATCCGATCCAACCACCGATGCCCAACCTGGCAGCGTCGTGTCGCCAACCGCCGGCGATTACTATACGCTTCTTATCTGTCTCGCTTTTTTCTGACGAAAAAACCGGGAACCTTGGTGCAGGTCGTCGCTTACTTCTTGATATCGGCGATGTCCGCGGCGGCGCCGGTGACGGACTACATGCGCCAGGCGGCGGACAACCTGTTCACCgactcggcggcggcggcaatcAGCATGGCCTTCTTCGCGTTCGTGGCCATCGGCCTCTCTGCTCTCGTCTCCGGGTACCACCTCTCCATGGAGGCTCTTGTATAG